From Triticum aestivum cultivar Chinese Spring chromosome 4A, IWGSC CS RefSeq v2.1, whole genome shotgun sequence, a single genomic window includes:
- the LOC123083945 gene encoding uncharacterized protein, which translates to MKEFRRKLAVILLETELNTLKGSPIYYQPDNEENVSDSDVEFLEDRKRKRQDSPDRAKDKSPLPNPIIAAADPHDLVDELCNHIMSINDADSLEKEWVRSSKPHPIGLSLRRIQGILHRDQPLDIDCFNMAIRILACDKALLPVDPPVRFMDLQFCTSVIEAALTSARDLDSRVQPDIQALASLLRSSTEIDNISSCNWILLPHAFLGHYILFAIDKHSRQVTILDPLFPPLSPERYAFKFQRVAFYLNDALELAQPGWKSDTFAWPRKSPIDVPMSLDRNESGYFVFNYMLWHGNKFVRPICMDGYELRKNILIHLLEYDANEAEDNIPYDV; encoded by the exons ATGAAAGAATTTCGACGAAAATTAGCTGTCATACTGTTGGAAACAGAACTTAATACGTTAAAAGGAAGTCCAATATATTATCAGCCTGACAATGAAGAAAATGTATCTGATTCTGATGTTGAGTTTCTGGAGGATCGAAAGCGTAAGCGGCAAGATTCACCCGATAGAGCCAAAGACAAAAGCCCCCTTCCGAACCCTATCATCGCTGCCGCGGACCCGCATGATTTAGTTGACGAACTATGCAACCACATCATGTCAATTAATGATGCTGATTCCCTGGA GAAGGAGTGGGTGCGAAGCTCTAAACCCCATCCGATAGGATTAAGTCTCAGAAGGATTCAAGGTATACTCCACAGGGATCAGCCGTTGGACATTGATTGTTTCAACATGGCTATACGTATACTTGCATGTGACAAGGCCTTACTGCCAGTAGATCCTCCAGTGCGCTTTATGGATCTACAATTTTGT ACGTCCGTGATCGAGGCCGCCCTCACTTCTGCACGAGATTTAGATTCACGGGTACAGCCAGATATTCAGGCGCTAGCATCGTTGCTCCGTAGCTCGACTGAGATAGACAACATATCATCATGCAATTGG ATATTGCTCCCTCATGCATTCCTCGGCCACTACATCTTGTTCGCAATCGACAAACATTCACGTCAAGTAACTATTTTGGACCCACTATTTCCGCCCTTATCCCCAGAGAGATATGCGTTTAAATTTCAGAGGGTTGCATTCTACCTGAATGATGCACTCGAATTAGCACAACCGGGTTGGAAGTCTGATACATTTGCCTGGCCACGTAAATCACCAATTGATGTTCCGATGAGCCTAGACCG GAATGAATCTGGTTATTTTGTTTTCAATTATATGCTCTGGCATGGTAACAAATTTGTTCGTCCAATTTGCATG GATGGTTATGAGTTGAGAAAGAATATTTTGATACACTTACTCGAGTATGATGCGAATGAAGCTGAAGACAATATCCCATATGATGTATGA